From Burkholderia sp. WP9, a single genomic window includes:
- the hpnD gene encoding presqualene diphosphate synthase HpnD has protein sequence MAVSNLVVDDTEIDAAAATSGSSFYLAMRILPAAQRDAMYQVYAFCRAVDDIADSDMPRAERAAALERWRADIDACYAGAPRASLRALTRHIHTFHLQREDFHAMIDGMAMDAAADICAPDEATLDLYCDRVASAAGRLSVRIFGMDEEPGRVLAHHLGRALQLTNILRDIDEDAGINRCYLPHELLAREGIAVTNPTQIADDPSLPRVCATLAERAKQHFAASDAIMDREPRNQVRAPRIMSGVYRVLLERTLERGFDIPRTKVRKPKLRMLWIVARYALF, from the coding sequence TTGGCTGTTTCCAATCTTGTCGTGGACGATACAGAAATCGACGCCGCTGCCGCCACGTCCGGCAGCTCGTTCTATCTCGCCATGCGCATCCTGCCGGCCGCGCAGCGCGACGCGATGTATCAGGTCTACGCTTTCTGCCGCGCTGTCGACGATATCGCCGACAGCGACATGCCGCGCGCCGAGCGCGCTGCCGCGCTCGAGCGCTGGCGTGCCGATATCGACGCGTGCTATGCCGGCGCGCCACGTGCTTCGTTGCGCGCGCTGACGCGGCACATTCATACGTTTCATCTGCAACGCGAAGATTTTCACGCCATGATCGACGGCATGGCGATGGACGCCGCCGCCGACATCTGCGCGCCCGATGAAGCCACGCTCGACCTCTATTGCGACCGCGTCGCGAGTGCGGCGGGCCGTCTATCGGTGAGGATATTCGGGATGGACGAAGAGCCGGGCCGAGTGCTTGCTCACCATCTGGGCCGCGCGCTTCAGCTCACCAACATCCTGCGCGATATCGACGAAGACGCCGGCATCAACCGTTGCTATCTGCCGCACGAATTGCTGGCGCGCGAAGGCATTGCGGTGACGAACCCCACGCAGATCGCCGACGATCCGTCGCTGCCGCGCGTGTGCGCGACGCTCGCCGAGCGGGCCAAGCAACACTTTGCCGCGTCCGACGCGATCATGGACCGCGAGCCGCGCAACCAGGTGCGCGCGCCGCGCATCATGTCGGGCGTGTATCGCGTGCTGCTCGAACGGACCCTCGAGCGAGGCTTCGACATTCCGCGCACGAAGGTCCGCAAGCCGAAGCTCCGCATGCTGTGGATCGTCGCGCGTTACGCGCTCTTCTGA
- the hpnE gene encoding hydroxysqualene dehydroxylase HpnE, with the protein MQKLVHVVGAGLAGLAAAVQLQRRGAHVLLHEAAAQAGGRCRTYYDSKLGATLDSGNHMVLSGNVATLNYTRAIGAADELAGPAQPEFPFVDLATRARWTVRLSPGRLPWWIFDANARVPNTGPGDYLALVPLLFAKPGRSVAQTMRCSGPLWDRLLRPLFHAMLNVEPREASAELTGAMVRQTVMAGGLACRPLVARNGLGSAFVDPALRLLQHGGAAIRLGSRLEEVVFAADNRRVQALKFAGESIALEAKHAVILAVPPETARALVPGLRAPTRFAASVNVHFAIDPPFGLPLVTGLLNGTAEWLFAFDGRLSVTVNGAEQLLDTPHEALAATVWAEVAQAANLPAAPMPAWQVVVEKRATFAALPDQETLRPGTRTRWNNLMLAGDWTATGLPATIEGAIRSGQKAADTLLNEPMERR; encoded by the coding sequence ATGCAAAAGCTCGTACATGTGGTCGGCGCAGGCCTTGCCGGCCTCGCCGCCGCAGTGCAGCTGCAGCGGCGCGGCGCGCACGTCCTGCTGCATGAAGCGGCTGCCCAGGCGGGCGGCCGTTGCCGGACGTATTACGACTCCAAGCTAGGCGCGACGCTCGACAGCGGCAATCACATGGTCCTGTCGGGCAACGTCGCGACGCTCAACTACACGCGGGCGATCGGCGCCGCCGACGAACTGGCCGGCCCGGCGCAGCCCGAGTTTCCGTTCGTGGATCTGGCCACGCGGGCGCGCTGGACCGTGCGCCTCTCGCCGGGACGCTTGCCGTGGTGGATCTTCGACGCGAACGCGCGCGTGCCGAACACCGGGCCGGGCGACTACCTGGCGCTCGTACCGCTGCTGTTCGCCAAGCCCGGGCGCAGCGTCGCGCAGACCATGCGTTGCAGCGGCCCGTTGTGGGATCGCCTGCTGCGCCCGCTGTTTCACGCCATGTTGAACGTCGAGCCACGCGAAGCGTCGGCGGAACTGACCGGCGCCATGGTGCGGCAGACCGTGATGGCCGGCGGCCTTGCGTGCCGGCCGCTGGTCGCGCGCAACGGTCTCGGCAGCGCGTTCGTGGATCCGGCGTTGCGGCTGCTGCAGCATGGCGGCGCGGCGATCCGGCTGGGTTCGCGTCTGGAAGAAGTGGTTTTCGCCGCCGACAACCGCCGCGTACAAGCGCTGAAGTTCGCCGGCGAAAGCATCGCGCTCGAAGCGAAGCACGCGGTGATTCTCGCGGTGCCGCCGGAGACCGCACGCGCGCTCGTACCCGGTTTGCGCGCGCCGACGCGCTTTGCGGCGAGCGTCAACGTGCATTTCGCGATCGATCCGCCGTTTGGTTTGCCGCTGGTCACCGGGCTGCTCAACGGCACGGCCGAATGGCTGTTCGCTTTCGACGGCCGCCTGTCGGTGACCGTCAACGGCGCCGAGCAGCTGCTCGATACGCCGCATGAAGCACTCGCGGCCACCGTCTGGGCTGAAGTGGCTCAGGCGGCCAATTTGCCTGCCGCACCAATGCCGGCCTGGCAAGTGGTCGTGGAAAAACGCGCGACATTCGCCGCGCTGCCGGATCAGGAAACGCTGCGGCCCGGCACGCGCACTCGCTGGAACAACCTGATGCTCGCGGGCGACTGGACGGCCACCGGCCTGCCCGCGACGATTGAAGGCGCGATCCGCTCCGGCCAGAAGGCCGCGGATACGTTGCTGAATGAACCGATGGAACGCCGATGA